The Pogona vitticeps strain Pit_001003342236 chromosome 6, PviZW2.1, whole genome shotgun sequence genome contains a region encoding:
- the ASIC3 gene encoding acid-sensing ion channel 3 isoform X2, with translation MRREAAVVAGRRARGRRPSSLQVFAGRSSLHGLSRICASAGRARSFFRRLLWALCFLGSLALLALVCAERVAHFLTYPHVTKLDEVAVPNLTFPAVTICNLNEFRFSKITRNDLYHVGDLLALLDARAEISSAHLADPETLAALREKANFRGFKARPFDMAEFYNRTGHDLAEMLWQCSFRGANCSAQNFTVIFTRLGKCYTFNSGAPGYELLTTVKGGTGNGLELMLNIQQDEYLPVWGETDETFYEAGVKVQIHSQDEPPSIDQLGFGVAPGFQTFVSCQQQRIFYLPPPWGVCKSNPTESTFFANYSMAACRIDCETRYLAENCNCRMVHMPGNADVCTPEQYKECADPALDFLVEKDNEFCSCRTPCETVRYGKELSVVKIPSKASAKYLAKKYNRSEQYIAENLLVLDIFFEALNYETIEQKKAYEVAGLLGDIGGQMGLFIGASLLTILEIFDYLYEVLRDKLLTYYHTRKQVGRNNSDNLSTCHTLRSHSDSLGYTPNLLPRHATLGRLQEFAC, from the exons ATGAGGAGGGAGGCGGCGGTCGtggcgggcaggcgggcgcgGGGCAGGCGCCCCTCCAGCCTGCAGGTCTTCGCCGGCCGCTCCTCGCTGCACGGCCTGAGCCGCATCTGCGCCTCGGCCGGGCGGGCGCGCTCCTTCTTCCGGCGCCTGCTCTGGGCCCTCTGCTTCCTGGGCTCCCTGGCGCTGCTGGCGCTGGTCTGCGCCGAGCGGGTCGCCCACTTCCTCACCTACCCGCACGTCACCAAGCTGGACGAGGTGGCCGTGCCCAACCTGACCTTCCCGGCGGTCACCATCTGCAACCTGAACGAATTCCGCTTCTCCAAGATCACCCGCAACGACCTCTACCACGTGGGCGACCTGCTGGCCCTCCTGGACGCCCGCGCCGAGATCAGCAGCGCCCACCTGGCCGACCCGGAGACCCTCGCCGCCCTGCGTGAGAAGGCCAACTTCCGCGGCTTCAAGGCGCGGCCCTTTGACATGGCCGAGTTCTACAACCGGACCGGCCACGACCTGGCGGAGATGCTCTGGCAGTGCTCCTTCCGAGGGGCCAACTGCAGCGCCCAGAACTTCACCGTG atctTCACACGCTTGGGGAAGTGCTACACATTCAACTCGGGGGCTCCCGGCTATGAGCTCCTCACGACGGTCAAGGGTGGGACAGGCAATGGCCTGGAACTCATGCTGAACATCCAGCAGGATGAGTACCTTCCGGTCTGGGGGGAGACTG ATGAGACCTTCTATGAGGCAGGCGTGAAGGTCCAGATCCACAGCCAGGACGAGCCGCCCTCCATAGACCAGCTGGGCTTCGGGGTGGCCCCTGGATTCCAGACCTTCGTCTCCTGCCAGCAGCAACGG ATTTTCTACCTCCCACCCCCCTGGGGCGTCTGCAAGTCCAACCCCACCGAGTCCACCTTCTTCGCCAACTACAGCATGGCTGCCTGCCGCATTGACTGCGAGACCCGCTATCTGGCTGAGAACTGCAACTGCCGCATGGTGCATATGCCAG GTAATGCCGACGTTTGCACCCCTGAGCAGTACAAGGAGTGTGCCGACCCTGCCCTGG ACTTCCTGGTGGAGAAAGACAATGAGTTCTGCTCCTGCCGGACCCCCTGCGAGACGGTGCGCTACGGCAAGGAGCTCTCCGTGGTCAAGATCCCCAGCAAGGCGTCGGCCAAGTATTTGGCCAAGAAGTACAACCGCAGTGAGCAGTACATTGC GGAGAATCTGCTGGTGCTGGACATCTTCTTTGAAGCTCTGAACTACGAGACCATCGAGCAGAAGAAGGCCTACGAGGTGGCCGGACTGCTGG GGGACATTGGGGGCCAGATGGGCCTGTTCATCGGAGCTAGCCTTCTGACCATTCTGGAGATCTTTGACTACCTGTATGAA GTGCTCCGGGACAAACTTCTCACTTACTACCACACCAGGAAGCAGGTTGGCCGGAACAACAGCGACAACCTG agtacCTGTCACACGCTGCGCAGCCACTCGGACAGCCTTGGATACACCCCGAACCTGTTACCTCGTCACGCGACTCTAGGCCGTCTTCAGGAGTTTGCCTGCTGA
- the CDK5 gene encoding cyclin-dependent kinase 5 isoform X2 translates to MQKYEKLEKIGEGTYGTVFKAKNRETHEIVALKRVRLDDDDEGVPSSALREICLLKELKHKNIVRLHDVLHSDKKLTLVFEFCDQDLKKYFDSCNGDLDPEIVKNGELKLADFGLARAFGIPVRCYSAEVVTLWYRPPDVLFGAKLYSTSIDMWSAGCIFAELANAGRPLFPGNDVDDQLKRIFRLLGTPTEEQWPGMTKLPDYKPYPMYPATTSLVNVVPKLNTTGRDLLQNLLKCNPVHRISAEDALQHPYFTDFCPP, encoded by the exons ATGCAGAAATACGAGAAGCTGGAGAAGATCGGAGAGG gAACCTACGGGACAGTTTTCAAGGCCAAGAACCGCGAGACCCACGAGATTGTGGCGCTGAAGAGGGTCCGCCTGGACGACGATGACGAG GGCGTTCCCAGCTCAGCCCTGCGGGAGATCTGCTTGCTGAAGGAGTTGAAACACAAGAACATTGTCAG GCTGCACGATGTCCTTCACAGTGACAAGAAGCTCACCCTGGTCTTTGAATTCTGTGACCag GATCTAAAGAAGTACTTTGACAGCTGTAATGGCGACCTGGACCCTGAAATTGTGAag AATGGGGAGCTGAAGCTGGCGGACTTTGGGCTGGCCCGCGCTTTTGGGATCCCTGTGCGCTGCTACTCGGCCGAG GTGGTGACGCTCTGGTACCGCCCGCCTGATGTCCTCTTTGGGGCCAAACTCTACTCCACCTCCATAGACATGTGGTCAGCTGGCTGCATCTTTGCAG AGCTGGCAAATGCTGGGCGGCCCCTCTTTCCCGGGAATGATGTGGATGACCAGCTGAAGCGCATCTTCCG GCTGCTGGGGACCCCGACGGAAGAGCAGTGGCCAGGCATGACCAAGCTGCCTGATTACAAG CCGTACCCGATGTACCCAGCAACCACTTCGCTGGTCAACGTGGTGCCCAAGCTCAACACGACCGGGCGGGACCTGCTCCAG AATCTGCTGAAGTGCAACCCGGTGCATCGGATCTCGGCCGAAGACGCGCTGCAGCACCCTTACTTCACAGACTTCTGCCCCCCCTAG
- the CDK5 gene encoding cyclin-dependent kinase 5 isoform X1 encodes MQKYEKLEKIGEGTYGTVFKAKNRETHEIVALKRVRLDDDDEGVPSSALREICLLKELKHKNIVRLHDVLHSDKKLTLVFEFCDQDLKKYFDSCNGDLDPEIVKSFMYQLLKGLGFCHSRNVLHRDLKPQNLLINRNGELKLADFGLARAFGIPVRCYSAEVVTLWYRPPDVLFGAKLYSTSIDMWSAGCIFAELANAGRPLFPGNDVDDQLKRIFRLLGTPTEEQWPGMTKLPDYKPYPMYPATTSLVNVVPKLNTTGRDLLQNLLKCNPVHRISAEDALQHPYFTDFCPP; translated from the exons ATGCAGAAATACGAGAAGCTGGAGAAGATCGGAGAGG gAACCTACGGGACAGTTTTCAAGGCCAAGAACCGCGAGACCCACGAGATTGTGGCGCTGAAGAGGGTCCGCCTGGACGACGATGACGAG GGCGTTCCCAGCTCAGCCCTGCGGGAGATCTGCTTGCTGAAGGAGTTGAAACACAAGAACATTGTCAG GCTGCACGATGTCCTTCACAGTGACAAGAAGCTCACCCTGGTCTTTGAATTCTGTGACCag GATCTAAAGAAGTACTTTGACAGCTGTAATGGCGACCTGGACCCTGAAATTGTGAag TCTTTCATGTATCAGCTGCTGAAGGGGCTGGGATTCTGCCACAGCCGAAATGTCCTGCACAGGGATCTGAAGCCCCAGAATCTGCTCATTAACCGG AATGGGGAGCTGAAGCTGGCGGACTTTGGGCTGGCCCGCGCTTTTGGGATCCCTGTGCGCTGCTACTCGGCCGAG GTGGTGACGCTCTGGTACCGCCCGCCTGATGTCCTCTTTGGGGCCAAACTCTACTCCACCTCCATAGACATGTGGTCAGCTGGCTGCATCTTTGCAG AGCTGGCAAATGCTGGGCGGCCCCTCTTTCCCGGGAATGATGTGGATGACCAGCTGAAGCGCATCTTCCG GCTGCTGGGGACCCCGACGGAAGAGCAGTGGCCAGGCATGACCAAGCTGCCTGATTACAAG CCGTACCCGATGTACCCAGCAACCACTTCGCTGGTCAACGTGGTGCCCAAGCTCAACACGACCGGGCGGGACCTGCTCCAG AATCTGCTGAAGTGCAACCCGGTGCATCGGATCTCGGCCGAAGACGCGCTGCAGCACCCTTACTTCACAGACTTCTGCCCCCCCTAG
- the ASIC3 gene encoding acid-sensing ion channel 3 isoform X1, with product MRREAAVVAGRRARGRRPSSLQVFAGRSSLHGLSRICASAGRARSFFRRLLWALCFLGSLALLALVCAERVAHFLTYPHVTKLDEVAVPNLTFPAVTICNLNEFRFSKITRNDLYHVGDLLALLDARAEISSAHLADPETLAALREKANFRGFKARPFDMAEFYNRTGHDLAEMLWQCSFRGANCSAQNFTVIFTRLGKCYTFNSGAPGYELLTTVKGGTGNGLELMLNIQQDEYLPVWGETDETFYEAGVKVQIHSQDEPPSIDQLGFGVAPGFQTFVSCQQQRIFYLPPPWGVCKSNPTESTFFANYSMAACRIDCETRYLAENCNCRMVHMPGNADVCTPEQYKECADPALDFLVEKDNEFCSCRTPCETVRYGKELSVVKIPSKASAKYLAKKYNRSEQYIAENLLVLDIFFEALNYETIEQKKAYEVAGLLGDIGGQMGLFIGASLLTILEIFDYLYEVLRDKLLTYYHTRKQVGRNNSDNLEYLDLPRSPRGAVLPQLPRVPVTRCAATRTALDTPRTCYLVTRL from the exons ATGAGGAGGGAGGCGGCGGTCGtggcgggcaggcgggcgcgGGGCAGGCGCCCCTCCAGCCTGCAGGTCTTCGCCGGCCGCTCCTCGCTGCACGGCCTGAGCCGCATCTGCGCCTCGGCCGGGCGGGCGCGCTCCTTCTTCCGGCGCCTGCTCTGGGCCCTCTGCTTCCTGGGCTCCCTGGCGCTGCTGGCGCTGGTCTGCGCCGAGCGGGTCGCCCACTTCCTCACCTACCCGCACGTCACCAAGCTGGACGAGGTGGCCGTGCCCAACCTGACCTTCCCGGCGGTCACCATCTGCAACCTGAACGAATTCCGCTTCTCCAAGATCACCCGCAACGACCTCTACCACGTGGGCGACCTGCTGGCCCTCCTGGACGCCCGCGCCGAGATCAGCAGCGCCCACCTGGCCGACCCGGAGACCCTCGCCGCCCTGCGTGAGAAGGCCAACTTCCGCGGCTTCAAGGCGCGGCCCTTTGACATGGCCGAGTTCTACAACCGGACCGGCCACGACCTGGCGGAGATGCTCTGGCAGTGCTCCTTCCGAGGGGCCAACTGCAGCGCCCAGAACTTCACCGTG atctTCACACGCTTGGGGAAGTGCTACACATTCAACTCGGGGGCTCCCGGCTATGAGCTCCTCACGACGGTCAAGGGTGGGACAGGCAATGGCCTGGAACTCATGCTGAACATCCAGCAGGATGAGTACCTTCCGGTCTGGGGGGAGACTG ATGAGACCTTCTATGAGGCAGGCGTGAAGGTCCAGATCCACAGCCAGGACGAGCCGCCCTCCATAGACCAGCTGGGCTTCGGGGTGGCCCCTGGATTCCAGACCTTCGTCTCCTGCCAGCAGCAACGG ATTTTCTACCTCCCACCCCCCTGGGGCGTCTGCAAGTCCAACCCCACCGAGTCCACCTTCTTCGCCAACTACAGCATGGCTGCCTGCCGCATTGACTGCGAGACCCGCTATCTGGCTGAGAACTGCAACTGCCGCATGGTGCATATGCCAG GTAATGCCGACGTTTGCACCCCTGAGCAGTACAAGGAGTGTGCCGACCCTGCCCTGG ACTTCCTGGTGGAGAAAGACAATGAGTTCTGCTCCTGCCGGACCCCCTGCGAGACGGTGCGCTACGGCAAGGAGCTCTCCGTGGTCAAGATCCCCAGCAAGGCGTCGGCCAAGTATTTGGCCAAGAAGTACAACCGCAGTGAGCAGTACATTGC GGAGAATCTGCTGGTGCTGGACATCTTCTTTGAAGCTCTGAACTACGAGACCATCGAGCAGAAGAAGGCCTACGAGGTGGCCGGACTGCTGG GGGACATTGGGGGCCAGATGGGCCTGTTCATCGGAGCTAGCCTTCTGACCATTCTGGAGATCTTTGACTACCTGTATGAA GTGCTCCGGGACAAACTTCTCACTTACTACCACACCAGGAAGCAGGTTGGCCGGAACAACAGCGACAACCTG GAGTACCTGGACCTGCCGCGCAGCCCTCGTGGTGCCGTCCTGCCCCAGCTGCCCAG agtacCTGTCACACGCTGCGCAGCCACTCGGACAGCCTTGGATACACCCCGAACCTGTTACCTCGTCACGCGACTCTAG